A window from Chloroflexota bacterium encodes these proteins:
- a CDS encoding cobyrinate a,c-diamide synthase, producing MFGLAIGGIASGVGKTTLTLGLIAALRQRGQTVQPFKVGPDFIDPSHHAQAAGRPSRNLDSWMVPEPALCELFWRAAGRADAAVVEGVMGLFDGRTGGGEIGSTAHVAKLLGLPVLLVVDAAKAARSVAATVLGCQALDPDLRIVGVVLNNVASARHAEIGREAIESLTSLPVLGWLTRDLGLRQEERYLGLVPAGERPLPASLIERATAQVVQQFDLDRLVRLANVEVTRPSASGVFPPKPMPIRARIAVARDAAFNFYYEDSLDLLAAWGAELIPFSPLRDTALPADADAVYLGGGFPELFAAELADNQPMLDALRGAAAARFPVYAECGGLMYLQERLIDAGGQPHQLVGALPGSSTLVGKRLTLGYREAQARQPTLLAAAGQRLRGHEFHWSVTESPPPIQAAYDILGGEARVEGFAVGSLLASYLHVHLASGPGLASRFVEAAARTCQARRAGADSAGSLPRTREMGGSLLSPAYGGGVQERGLTPPGPAGAAPGPLLCEYGLLPDDIEALSRQRIEASIGPSLPAVEPERGLVARLVYAAGDPELTGRVRLASEPIAAAVAAFRHRARLVVDVGMVEAGISRPMLERLGIKTSVAIRAPGISETAREHGITRSAAGILALADQLDDAIVAVGNAPTALLALLDLVAAGRIRPAVVIGMPVGFVAAEESKALLLASGLPCIVIEGTRGGSGLAAAATNYLLKLAAADLAGP from the coding sequence ATGTTTGGACTGGCCATCGGTGGGATCGCCAGCGGCGTCGGCAAGACGACGCTGACGCTCGGGTTGATCGCGGCGCTGCGCCAGCGCGGCCAGACGGTCCAGCCGTTCAAGGTGGGGCCGGACTTCATCGATCCGAGTCACCATGCCCAGGCAGCCGGCCGGCCATCACGCAACCTCGACTCGTGGATGGTCCCCGAGCCGGCCTTGTGTGAACTGTTCTGGCGTGCCGCCGGGCGTGCGGATGCCGCCGTCGTCGAGGGGGTCATGGGCCTGTTCGACGGGCGGACCGGCGGCGGCGAGATCGGCAGCACGGCGCACGTCGCCAAACTGCTCGGACTACCGGTCCTGCTGGTGGTGGACGCCGCCAAGGCTGCCCGCAGCGTGGCAGCCACGGTGCTCGGCTGCCAGGCGCTCGACCCTGACCTCAGGATCGTGGGCGTGGTCCTGAACAACGTGGCGAGCGCCCGCCACGCCGAGATCGGGCGGGAAGCCATCGAGAGTCTGACCAGTCTTCCGGTGCTCGGCTGGCTGACCAGAGATCTTGGATTGCGCCAAGAAGAACGGTATCTCGGCCTCGTGCCAGCCGGCGAGCGACCGCTGCCAGCCAGTCTGATCGAGCGCGCCACAGCTCAGGTCGTGCAGCAATTCGATCTGGACCGGCTGGTGCGGCTGGCGAACGTCGAGGTAACCAGACCCTCGGCATCCGGTGTCTTCCCGCCGAAGCCGATGCCGATTCGCGCACGAATTGCCGTCGCCCGCGACGCCGCATTCAACTTCTACTATGAGGACAGCCTCGATTTGCTGGCGGCGTGGGGCGCGGAACTGATCCCATTCAGCCCGCTTCGGGATACCGCGCTGCCGGCTGATGCGGACGCCGTCTACCTGGGCGGCGGCTTCCCGGAGCTATTCGCGGCTGAACTGGCAGACAATCAGCCGATGCTCGACGCTTTGCGGGGCGCTGCCGCTGCGCGCTTTCCGGTCTACGCCGAGTGTGGCGGCCTGATGTACTTGCAGGAACGCTTGATCGACGCCGGAGGCCAGCCCCACCAGTTGGTGGGCGCGCTGCCGGGTAGCAGCACGCTCGTCGGCAAGCGTCTGACGCTGGGCTACCGCGAGGCACAGGCGCGGCAGCCGACGTTGCTGGCAGCAGCAGGACAGCGGCTGCGCGGCCACGAGTTCCACTGGTCAGTCACGGAGTCGCCGCCGCCCATCCAGGCCGCCTACGACATCCTCGGCGGCGAGGCGCGGGTGGAGGGGTTCGCGGTGGGCAGCCTGCTGGCGTCGTATCTGCACGTCCACCTTGCCAGCGGCCCGGGCCTCGCGTCGCGTTTCGTGGAGGCAGCAGCCAGGACTTGTCAAGCGCGGCGGGCAGGCGCAGATAGCGCCGGCTCTCTCCCCCGCACGCGGGAGATGGGAGGATCTCTCCTCTCTCCCGCGTACGGGGGAGGGGTGCAGGAACGGGGTCTTACACCCCCTGGCCCCGCAGGCGCAGCGCCGGGGCCGCTCCTCTGTGAGTACGGGCTGCTCCCGGACGACATCGAAGCACTGAGCCGGCAGCGTATCGAGGCTAGCATCGGCCCAAGCCTGCCGGCAGTCGAGCCAGAGCGCGGACTGGTGGCGCGACTGGTGTACGCGGCCGGCGACCCAGAACTTACTGGTCGGGTCCGCCTCGCGAGTGAGCCGATTGCCGCGGCGGTCGCGGCGTTCCGTCATCGGGCGCGGCTGGTGGTGGATGTGGGCATGGTGGAGGCCGGCATCTCGCGGCCGATGCTTGAAAGGCTTGGCATCAAGACGTCGGTGGCGATCCGCGCACCTGGCATCAGCGAGACTGCGCGCGAGCACGGCATCACGCGGTCAGCGGCCGGTATCCTGGCCCTGGCCGACCAGTTGGACGACGCGATAGTCGCCGTCGGTAACGCGCCGACTGCCCTGCTGGCGCTCCTCGATCTCGTGGCTGCCGGTCGGATCAGGCCCGCCGTCGTGATTGGGATGCCGGTCGGGTTCGTGGCGGCCGAGGAATCCAAAGCGCTCCTGCTGGCCTCCGGCCTGCCGTGCATCGTGATCGAGGGCACGCGCGGCGGCTCGGGGCTGGCCGCCGCTGCCACAAACTACCTGCTGAAGCTTGCAGCGGCAGACCTGGCCGGGCCATGA
- a CDS encoding putative cobaltochelatase, whose translation MKKALILNAVNPRLGGVLIRGEKGTAKSTAVRALAGLLPEIEVVVGCHYGCDPAAPDDWCADCLERHDGHPSASRRVPIVNLPVGATEDRLTGAIDIEAAISEGRRRFEPGLLAAAHRGILYVDEVNLLNDHLVDVLLDVAAMGTNYVEREGISLSHPAQLILVGTMNPEEGDLRPQLLDRFALAVEVQGLHDRAERAEVVRHRIAFEADPVGFVARWQEAELAERERILAARAHLPSVILDDRMLDLITHLCTDFQVDGLRADIVMYKTAVTLAAYAGRARVLEEDVRDAAELALLHRRRRQPFEQPRMDPGDLDRSIEEHRSQTPPPESPPESQQASAPEQEQTERPPESEQPQNQAPPVEQVVSASDPYAVRAIAPPATLRQERPKRAGRRSRVRTREGQGAYVRAEQASTTTRDLALDATVRAAAPHQRRRREARSDDSGGPAFLIRKPDLHGKVRETKAGNVILFAVDASGSMAARKRMSAAKQAVLSLLLDAYQKRDRVGLIAFRGERADLLLPPTTSVDLAERRLQSLPTGGRTPLGHALQVGMLAFDRHRMNHPEDVPLLLVVSDGRANVSVGTGDPTSEIMALAGEIRARGIQSVVVDTESGRMRVGVCRPLSEALGATYLPIEQLRAGGLISAANLGLGRA comes from the coding sequence ATGAAGAAGGCACTGATCCTGAACGCCGTCAATCCGCGCCTGGGAGGGGTGCTGATACGCGGCGAGAAGGGCACGGCCAAGTCCACCGCCGTCCGCGCGCTGGCCGGCCTGCTCCCAGAGATCGAGGTGGTGGTAGGCTGCCACTACGGCTGCGACCCGGCTGCGCCAGATGACTGGTGCGCCGACTGCCTGGAGCGGCATGACGGCCACCCCAGCGCGAGCCGCCGCGTGCCCATCGTCAACCTGCCGGTGGGTGCGACCGAGGACCGGCTGACCGGCGCCATCGACATTGAGGCCGCCATCAGCGAGGGGCGGCGGCGCTTCGAGCCGGGCCTGCTGGCGGCGGCCCATCGCGGCATCCTGTACGTGGACGAGGTAAACCTGCTCAACGATCACCTCGTGGACGTGCTACTGGACGTGGCCGCGATGGGAACAAACTACGTTGAGCGCGAGGGCATCTCGCTCTCGCACCCGGCCCAGTTGATCCTGGTTGGCACGATGAACCCGGAAGAGGGCGATCTGCGTCCGCAGTTGCTCGATCGCTTCGCGCTGGCCGTCGAGGTGCAAGGTTTGCACGACCGGGCCGAGCGCGCCGAGGTCGTTCGCCACCGGATCGCGTTCGAGGCGGACCCGGTCGGCTTCGTGGCGCGCTGGCAGGAGGCGGAACTGGCCGAACGCGAGCGCATCCTGGCTGCCCGGGCACACCTGCCATCCGTGATCCTGGACGACCGGATGCTCGATCTGATCACCCACCTCTGCACAGACTTTCAGGTCGATGGCCTGCGCGCCGACATCGTCATGTACAAGACGGCCGTCACGCTCGCAGCCTACGCCGGCCGCGCCCGCGTGCTGGAGGAGGACGTGCGCGACGCTGCCGAACTGGCGCTGTTGCACCGTCGGCGTCGGCAGCCGTTCGAGCAGCCACGGATGGACCCTGGCGACCTCGACCGCTCGATAGAGGAGCACCGCTCGCAGACGCCGCCGCCAGAGAGTCCGCCGGAGTCACAGCAGGCGTCAGCACCAGAGCAGGAACAGACGGAACGGCCGCCAGAGTCGGAGCAGCCGCAGAATCAGGCGCCGCCCGTGGAACAGGTCGTCTCTGCCAGCGATCCGTATGCTGTGCGGGCCATCGCGCCGCCGGCCACCCTCCGGCAGGAACGCCCGAAGCGGGCTGGCCGCCGCAGCCGGGTCCGCACGCGCGAAGGCCAGGGAGCCTATGTGCGGGCTGAACAGGCCAGCACGACCACCCGTGACCTTGCACTGGACGCCACGGTGCGGGCAGCCGCCCCGCATCAGCGCCGTCGCCGTGAGGCCCGTTCCGATGACTCGGGCGGCCCGGCGTTCCTGATCCGAAAGCCCGATCTGCACGGCAAGGTCCGCGAGACGAAGGCCGGCAACGTGATCCTCTTCGCCGTGGACGCCAGCGGCTCGATGGCCGCTCGCAAGCGGATGTCAGCCGCCAAGCAGGCCGTGCTGTCGCTGCTGCTGGATGCGTACCAGAAGCGGGATCGGGTGGGGTTGATCGCGTTCCGAGGTGAGCGCGCCGATCTCTTGCTGCCGCCGACGACCTCCGTCGATCTTGCAGAGCGCCGGCTCCAGTCGTTGCCGACCGGCGGGCGGACACCGCTCGGGCACGCGCTCCAGGTGGGGATGCTGGCGTTTGACCGGCACCGCATGAACCACCCGGAGGATGTGCCGCTGCTGCTGGTCGTCTCGGACGGGCGGGCCAACGTCTCCGTGGGGACAGGCGACCCCACCAGCGAGATCATGGCGCTGGCCGGCGAGATCCGCGCGCGCGGTATTCAGTCAGTGGTGGTGGATACCGAGAGTGGCCGCATGCGAGTCGGCGTCTGTCGGCCGCTCAGCGAGGCGCTCGGGGCGACTTACCTTCCCATCGAGCAGTTGCGGGCGGGCGGGCTGATCTCAGCAGCCAACCTCGGTCTCGGGCGAGCCTGA